A single genomic interval of Synergistaceae bacterium harbors:
- a CDS encoding DUF721 domain-containing protein: MNDEKINLNITRLFPEVVMRLKILEALKSSWPSIVGAAAKHSVPYDLILDNLYVAAENQHTAQMIQNMRGNITRALITRYKYNENAKINVIIRLGRPPVMKAIIKPAQDNAKSQQAVIINDEQVNKYISECPEDLPDDAKLAISHLRAYLENMNY; this comes from the coding sequence ATGAACGACGAAAAAATAAATCTTAATATAACCCGGCTATTTCCCGAAGTAGTCATGAGGCTAAAAATTTTAGAAGCGTTAAAATCTTCTTGGCCTTCAATCGTGGGAGCAGCTGCAAAACATTCAGTGCCGTATGATTTAATTCTTGATAATTTGTACGTCGCAGCAGAGAATCAACACACCGCGCAAATGATTCAAAATATGCGGGGGAATATCACGCGGGCATTAATAACGCGCTATAAATATAATGAGAACGCAAAAATTAACGTGATTATAAGACTTGGCCGGCCTCCTGTCATGAAAGCAATAATAAAACCTGCTCAGGATAACGCGAAATCCCAGCAGGCAGTTATTATTAATGACGAACAAGTTAATAAATATATTTCGGAATGTCCGGAAGATTTGCCCGATGATGCAAAATTAGCGATTTCACATTTACGGGCATATCTTGAAAATATGAATTATTGA
- the mnmG gene encoding tRNA uridine-5-carboxymethylaminomethyl(34) synthesis enzyme MnmG: protein MNLFRDSYDVIIIGGGHAGCEAALSSAKMGCKTLMLNLNVDNTALMPCNPSIGGPAKGHLVREVSALGGEQARAADYSTLMIRWLNTSKGAAVRALRAQCDPGLYSTYYRKLLTTQKNLDINQDEAIKILVHNNKISGVETRHGAIYETLALVICGGVYIGSKIFVGNKNFKSGPMGQNNAENILDSLHELGIKTGTMRTDTTPRLNINTIDFSRATPQLSENEPLCFDFFTEPKIYNNSNYACYFSRTTEETYNILSRNIKRSPLVTGDVNSHGPRYCPSIEDKFLRFPNHITHPIVFEPVSLNTNEVYVQNFSTSLPYDVQVEMIHSLPGCQNAKIIKPGYGIEYYYLLPDQLKHSLENKNISGLFCAGQVNGTSGYEEAGAQGLLAGINAALFVKDSEPLTLTRDNSYLGVLIDDLTTKSTDEPYRMLTSRCEHRLLLRWDNALHRLSDLGRKAGLIDDSKWELIQERFSRENQEFTRLNNSRLTPSDEINKICEEYNAEILINSISPAEFLKHRGVRYELINKICPSDKNLTREEISHIETELRYTGYLERENRVADRMKDFDNAKIPLNFDYDSVIGLRSECLQKLKHFRPESLGHALRISGVTPTDVQLISVILARNERRKNKS from the coding sequence ATAAATTTGTTTCGAGATTCATATGACGTAATTATAATAGGAGGAGGCCACGCAGGCTGTGAGGCTGCTTTATCATCTGCAAAAATGGGCTGTAAAACTTTAATGCTAAATCTAAATGTCGATAACACAGCTTTAATGCCCTGTAATCCTTCAATCGGAGGCCCCGCAAAAGGCCACTTAGTTCGTGAAGTCAGCGCACTGGGAGGCGAACAGGCTAGAGCAGCAGATTATTCTACGTTAATGATTCGCTGGCTGAATACTTCAAAGGGTGCGGCGGTTCGTGCTTTGCGTGCTCAGTGCGACCCTGGATTATACAGCACTTATTACAGGAAATTATTGACTACACAAAAAAATTTAGACATAAATCAAGACGAGGCCATAAAAATTTTAGTGCATAATAACAAGATTTCAGGCGTTGAGACTCGGCACGGGGCAATTTATGAGACTCTTGCATTAGTGATTTGCGGAGGAGTCTATATAGGCTCAAAAATTTTCGTGGGAAATAAAAATTTCAAGTCCGGACCGATGGGACAAAATAACGCTGAAAATATATTAGACTCACTTCACGAACTCGGCATAAAAACAGGCACAATGCGAACGGACACAACCCCGCGATTAAACATTAACACTATAGATTTTTCACGGGCGACTCCTCAATTGTCAGAAAATGAGCCTTTATGCTTTGATTTCTTTACCGAGCCTAAAATTTATAATAATTCAAATTATGCCTGCTATTTTTCACGAACGACTGAAGAGACTTATAATATTTTGTCGCGAAATATAAAACGTTCGCCGCTCGTAACAGGTGATGTGAATTCGCACGGCCCCCGCTATTGTCCATCTATTGAAGATAAATTTTTGAGATTTCCGAATCATATAACGCACCCGATTGTATTCGAGCCTGTTTCGTTAAATACTAATGAAGTTTACGTGCAAAATTTTTCGACGAGTCTGCCCTATGATGTTCAAGTCGAAATGATTCACTCTTTGCCAGGTTGTCAGAACGCTAAAATCATTAAGCCCGGTTATGGAATCGAATATTATTATTTATTGCCGGATCAATTAAAGCACTCACTTGAGAATAAAAATATTTCCGGCTTATTCTGTGCCGGCCAAGTAAATGGGACTTCAGGCTATGAAGAGGCAGGCGCGCAGGGTTTATTAGCTGGTATAAATGCGGCTTTATTCGTGAAGGACTCAGAGCCTTTGACTCTAACTCGTGATAATAGTTATCTCGGAGTCCTTATTGACGACTTGACCACGAAAAGCACCGACGAGCCATATAGAATGCTGACGAGCCGCTGTGAACATAGATTGTTATTGCGCTGGGATAATGCATTGCACAGGCTTTCAGATTTAGGACGTAAAGCGGGCTTAATTGATGACTCAAAATGGGAATTGATTCAAGAGAGATTTTCACGTGAGAATCAAGAATTTACGAGATTAAATAATTCAAGATTGACTCCTTCAGACGAGATTAACAAAATTTGTGAAGAATATAACGCAGAAATATTAATAAATTCAATCAGTCCGGCAGAATTCTTGAAACATAGGGGCGTAAGATATGAGCTGATTAATAAAATTTGTCCGAGCGATAAGAATTTAACCCGTGAAGAAATTTCGCACATTGAGACCGAATTACGTTATACAGGCTATTTAGAACGAGAAAATAGAGTCGCTGACAGAATGAAAGACTTTGACAACGCGAAAATTCCCCTAAATTTTGATTATGACTCAGTAATAGGCTTAAGATCTGAATGTCTGCAAAAATTGAAACACTTTAGGCCTGAATCACTGGGACATGCTTTGAGAATTTCGGGCGTGACTCCTACAGACGTGCAATTAATTTCGGTTATACTCGCAAGAAATGAACGACGAAAAAATAAATCTTAA